In Erigeron canadensis isolate Cc75 chromosome 1, C_canadensis_v1, whole genome shotgun sequence, a single window of DNA contains:
- the LOC122583132 gene encoding uncharacterized protein LOC122583132 → MSNSLTFHKNKKPHSNMKMRNKGKVYPSTSSTTTTTTTSQPDGDYLSVLNLLPAAILSLAVVLSLEDREVLAYMITRSIQSTNPSYFENKKNNNNKSTIVNNNISHKSPLFECDCFDCYTNFWYKWDSSPNRELIHQAIEAFEESLTNNEHSKKRTKKKDKMAHRRLAGKHHSPAAESSPSVVVQVLQQEYEVLPFDEKVQEIVEEQNGVLGNVVEEMPESPEMAVVVRPAAAGQNKGLARKVLPDVIGLFNWRLFSLWSPNV, encoded by the coding sequence ATGTCCAACTCACTCACatttcacaaaaacaaaaaaccacaCTCAAATATGAAGATGAGAAACAAAGGTAAAGTTTACCCTTCCACttcatccaccaccaccaccaccaccacttcccAACCGGACGGAGACTATCTTTCCGTGTTAAACCTTTTACCGGCAGCCATTCTTAGCTTAGCCGTGGTTCTTTCTCTTGAAGACCGTGAAGTTTTGGCTTATATGATTACTAGGTCTATTCAATCCACTAACCCATCTTATTttgaaaacaagaaaaacaacaacaacaaaagtaCTATTGTCAACAACAATATTAGTCATAAATCTCCATTATTTGAGTGTGACTGTTTTGATTGTTACACTAATTTTTGGTACAAATGGGATTCTAGTCCTAACCGTGAGCTTATCCATCAAGCCATTGAAGCTTTTGAAGAAAGCTTGACCAACAATGAACACTCCAAAAAGAGAAccaagaaaaaagataaaatggcTCATCGCCGTTTAGCCGGAAAACATCACTCTCCGGCGGCTGAGAGTAGTCCAAGTGTTGTTGTTCAAGTATTACAGCAAGAATATGAAGTCCTGCCATTTGATGAAAAAGTTCAAGAAATTGTTGAAGAACAAAATGGGGTTTTGGGTAATGTGGTGGAGGAGATGCCGGAGTCGCCGGAGATGGCGGTGGTTGTGAGACCGGCGGCGGCTGGTCAGAATAAAGGGCTGGCTAGGAAAGTGTTGCCGGATGTGATAGGGTTGTTTAATTGGCGTTTATTTAGTCTTTGGAGTCCGAATGTGTAG
- the LOC122586076 gene encoding protein LAZY 1-like, whose protein sequence is MKLLDWMQHKFRQTNNEPLTEFPPRNICSYLTRQPSFDDLQYYPKSHSYAKAPSNTQREKQFRKSFACIETARVDNQQAEEESTAAFSEIFHGFLAIGTLATENVTIEPVTPTFGTSIENNMGRQNEATENELKFINDGLEEVLEPEEEDDGAENDTNEKIVCRLQDYLFDSVIGMPETETETKKRRTSLEELFRRTKVAEEMAEAKSNKLEKKKDKETEKSAFNLMKKILKGKTFHLSSSRSTADKKPRKILQLFHKKIHPEGRPDVLKSEDHYKHVTNEEYNKNQSLSEDIILFPKMDTYKKGPNCIKSSMAHFACCMSDSDGNKECWIKSDSEYLVLEL, encoded by the exons ATGAAG CTACTAGATTGGATGCAGCACAAGTTCAGGCAGACAAACAATGAGCCACTAACAGAATTTCCTCCGA GAAACATTTGTTCATATCTCACAAGACAGCCGTCATTTGATGACCTACAATACTATCCTAAATCACATTCTTATGCTAAGGCTCCAAGCAACACACAAAGAGAGAAACAGTTCCGTAAGTCATTTGCATGCATAGAGACTGCACGAGTGGATAATCAGCAGGCAGAAGAAGAATCAACTGCTGCCTTCTCAGaaatctttcatggatttctaGCAATTGGGACTCTAGCCACTGAAAATGTCACCATTGAACCAGTAACACCAACATTTGGTACCTCTATCGAGAACAATATGGGAAGACAAAATGAAGCAACAGAGAATGAGCTGAAGTTCATCAATGATGGGTTGGAGGAGGTTCTAGAACCTGAAGAAGAGGATGATGGAGCTGAAAACGATACAAATGAGAAAATTGTTTGTCGACTCCAGGACTATCTCTTTGATTCAGTAATTGGAATGCCAGAAACAGAAACGGAAACGAAGAAACGTAGAACATCACTTGAAGAGCTGTTCCGGAGAACTAAGGTGGCAGAAGAGATGGCAGAAGCCAAAAGCAACaaacttgaaaagaaaaaggataaagaaactgaaaaaTCTGCTTTCAACTTGATGAAAAAGATACTTAAAGGAAAAACATTTCATTTGTCCTCTAGTCGCTCCACAGCAGATAAAAAACCTCGCAAG ATACTACAGCTGTTCCACAAAAAAATTCACCCTGAAGGCCGGCCTGATGTACTCAAGTCTGAAGATCACTATAAACATGTTACTAATGAAGAGTATAACAAAAATCAATCACTTTCTGAAGATATCATACTATTTCCTAAAATGGATACTTATAAAAAGGGTCCAAACTGCATTAAAAGCTCCATGGCCCACTTTGCGTGTTGTATGAGTGATTCAGACGGGAACAAAGAATGTTGGATCAAATCAGATTCAGAGT ACCTGGTATTGGAACTgtag
- the LOC122584882 gene encoding sphingosine-1-phosphate lyase, with amino-acid sequence MESYSVMMIRIRDSVNSYLSEFEPLVLVVAPFLTLFIARVLQSLIQVFQDKGFKSTFIGFFMSLFKLVPGVKKYIDAEKQKVVDQLQSSGKSQRDGWKTELPRTGLGGAVIEQMKEEKHKDPAWQGKCSGTVYIGGNESEGHFSLINEACSMFAHTNPLHLDVFRSVVKFEAEVVAMTGALFGSKEKASGGQICGNMTSGGTESILLAVKSSRDYMRAKKNITCPEMIIPESAHSAYDKAAQYFKIKLWRVPVNKEFQADVKAIRKYINKNTIMIVGSAPGFPHGIIDPIEELGELAFSYGICLHVDLCLGGFVLPFARKLGYPIPPFDFSVQGVTSISADVHKYGLAPKGTSIVLYRNHDIRKHQFVAVTEWTGGLYVSPTIAGSRPGSLIAGAWAAMVSLGQEGYLEYTKEIMEASKRLQKGVKEIPDLFIVGRPDMTIVALASNVVDIFEVNDQLSSKGWHLNPLQRPNSIHICVTLQHVSIVDDFLKDLKDSVEIVKANPGPVNGGLAPIYGAAGKIPDRGMVNELLVDYMDNTC; translated from the exons ATGGAGTCTTATTCAGTGATGATGATTCGAATACGAGATTCTGTGAATTCATATTTATCAGAATTCGAACCTCTAGTTCTTGTTGTTGCACCTTTTTTAACGCTTTTTATTGCTCGGGTTTTGCAATCCTTAATTCAAGTTTTTCAAGATAAAGGATTTAAATCCACTTTTATTGGATTCTTCATGTCGCTCTTCAA GTTGGTGCCTGGTGTGAAGAAGTATATTGATGCTGAGAAACAAAAG GTGGTTGACCAATTACAATCATCTGGTAAATCTCAAAGGGATGGTTGGAAAACCGAGCTACCAAGGACAGGACTAGGAGGTGCGGTTATAGAGCAAATGAAAGAAGAGAAACACAAGGATCCAGCTTGGCAAGGCAAATGTTCTGGTACAGT ATATATTGGAGGAAACGAATCTGAGGgtcatttttctttaataaacgAAGCATGTTCAAT GTTTGCACATACCAACCCATTACATCTAGATGTATTCCGAAGTGTTGTTAAATTTGAGGCAGAAGTGGTTGCCATGACGGGTGCTCTTTTTGGAAGTAAAGAGAAGGCATCTGGTGGACAAATATGTGGCAACATGACTTCAGGAGGAACAGAAAGTATATTGTTGGCTGTGAAATCATCACGTGATTACATGAGGGCGAAAAAGAACATCACATGTCCAGAAAT GATAATCCCTGAATCTGCACACTCGGCTTATGACAAGGCTGCCCAGTATTTCAAAATTAAGCTGTGGCGTGTTCCCGTGAATAAGGAATTTCAGGCAGATGTGAAAGCTATCAGGAAATATATCAACAAGAACACCATAATG ATTGTTGGATCGGCACCTGGTTTTCCACATGGAATCATTGACCCAATTGAG GAGCTCGGTGAATTGGCATTCAGTTATGGGATCTGTCTGCATGTAGATCTTTGTCTTGGTGGTTTTGTGCTGCCTTTTGCACGCAAACTTGG GTATCCAATTCCACCATTTGATTTTTCTGTTCAAGGAGTGACATCTATATCAGCAGATGTGCACAAGTATGGGTTGGCACCCAAAGGGACTAGTATAGTTTTATACAGAAACCATGACATTCGGAAG CATCAATTTGTTGCCG TTACCGAGTGGACTGGTGGTCTCTATGTGTCTCCAACAATTGCTGGTAGCCGACCTGGAAGTCTGATTGCAGGGGCTTGGGCAGCCATGGTTTCTTTAGGTCAAGAAG gtTACCTTGAGTACACGAAGGAAATAATGGAAGCTTCAAAGAGGTTACAGAAGGG AGTAAAGGAGATTCCGGACTTGTTTATTGTTGGAAGGCCAGATATGACTATTGTGGCTCTCGCCTCTAATGTGGTCGACATATTTGAAGTAAATGACCAACTGTCCTCTAAAGGCTGGCATTTAAATCCCTTGCAGAGGCCTAATAG cATTCATATATGTGTGACCCTTCAACATGTATCCATTGTTGATGACTTCCTGAAAGATCTTAAAGATTCAGTTGAAATT GTGAAAGCAAATCCGGGGCCAGTAAATGGAGGACTTGCACCAATATATGGTGCAGCCGGGAAAATCCCAGATAGAGGTATGGTTAACGAGTTACTTGTGGACTACATGGACAATACATGCTAA